A window of Buchnera aphidicola (Cinara laricifoliae) genomic DNA:
AATCAATATTAATAAAAATATTATATATACATAAATTTATGTATATATATAAAAGTAATAAATATAAATATTGAAGATTAATCAATAGAAGCTGGGTCATAACCAGTTTCTATTAAAATAAATAAATTTTTAAAAATTAAAAATTTATTTATATAAATGTAAAAAAAAACAAATTAATTTGTATTAAAATATTATTAAAATATTTTTATAAATAAGTAAAATATAGATCATATATTTTATATAAATTTATTTTTAATAAAAATATTTTATATTATATATATGTATACATAAATATTATAGTACCAATTATATTTGTTGAGTTAAAAAAATTTACAATTTTTATAAAAAATATCAATAAAATTTTATTAGTTAAAATTTTATTGATATTTAAATATATAATAATTTTATGAACTTAAATTAATTAAGTATTTATATATATAAAATTATCAATATATTAATTCTATATATCATATATCTCTATTTAAATTATAAAATAATAAAAAATTAAATAAAATTATAGATTATGCTCTATAAAATATTTATTTATTTCACTAATGATTAAATCATTAATAAAATAAGTTAGAGTTATTAATGAATATAATTACAGTTAATTAAATTAAATAAAATTTTTTATTCAAAATAATAATTAATTTTATTAACAATAAAATTTTTATAAAAATAAATATAAATATATTTATTATCAATAATATTAATAATTTAAATTTACATAAAGTATTAAAAATATATTAATAAGATTAACTGATTAATTAATAAATTATATCAATAACTATATTATATATATTTTGTTACAAATAATCTTGATTAATATTTAAATTCATTAATTTGATGATAAAAATAATTAATGATGACTATCATTAATAGTAATTTATATATATTAAAATTAATAAAAATAACAACAGAACTATAATTTTAAAAATTAAAATATAATAACTAAAAATTTATCAAAAATATTTGTATTATTTTTAATAAAAATTATTTTAATATAACCTAAATTATTGATATATATATTATATATAATATATTTTTTATAAATAGAATTCTATAAAAATTTTAATTAATATTTATAAATAGATTTAATAGAAATAGTAGTATATAAACAATATAATATATATAAATATAATTTTTACTATAAAGATTAATATATGAATATTTTGAATTCTATGAATACATCTATTATAATTACAAAAAATATGTCAGAACAAAGAATTGATAACTTTTTGTTTAAATCTTTAAAAAATTTACCAAAAAGTATGATATATCGTAGTTTAAGAATAGGAAAAATAAAAATTAATAAACGAAAAGTACATCCATACTATAAATTAAAAGTTAACGATTGCATTACAATGTATTCTATTTATATAAAAAAAAAAAAAAACCTATTTTTTTAAAAAAAAAAATAGTTGATCTATTTTTAAAAAATATTTTGTTTGAAGATAAATATTTAATTATTTTTAACAAACCATATGGAATTGCTGTACATGGGGGTAGTGGGGTTAATTATGGAGTAATAGAAATATTTAGAAAAATTCGTCAAGAATCAGAATATCTAGAACTAGTTCATCGTATTGACAAAGAAACATCTGGTATACTTATACTGGCAAAAAAACGATCTATATTAAGAATTATGCATGAAAAAATACGAAATAAAAAAATACATAAAGAATATTTAGCATTGTTACACGGTCATTGGTCTAAAAAAAAGACTGTTGTTAATCTTCCTCTACTTAAAAAAATAAGTATCAATCAAAAAAAAAAAGTATGTGTCCATAAAAATGGAAAATATGCTATAACTCAATTTAAAGTACATAAATATTTTCATAATACTACTTTAGCATCTATCATTCCTATAACAGGAAGAACACATCAAATTAGAGTGCATACATCACAATTCGGACATCCTATTGTTTTCGATCAAAAATATGGAAACAATAAAATAGAAAAAAAAAATATTAATAAAAAAAATAATAGATTACTCTTACATTCTTATAAAATTTCGTTTTTTCATCCTAAAAACAATAAAAAAATTTCTATAACAGCATCATTAGATGAAAAATTTAATAATTTATTAAAAATTTTCTCAAAAAAAAAAATAAATTTATAATTTATAGATATATATAAATATTATATATTAATAACAATAAATAAAATATGTCAAAAAAATATTTTTATAGCAATAAAAATATTCTTAATTATATTAAGGAAAAAAAATGGCAGTACAAAAAAGTAAACCTAGTCGATCTAAAAGAGGTATGAGACGATCTCACGATCATGTTTTTAAAAATAAAATCTCTATCGAGAGAGTATCCCAAGAAATACATATTCGACATCATGTTACAGAAAAAGGCTTTTATAAAGGTAAAAAAACGTTTTTATTTTATAAAAAATCTGGACAATAATATACTAAAAAAAATTAATAATTTAATTAATTATATTTATAAACATAAAAATACTTTATATACAAAATATAAAATATATTTAAAAAATCTTAAATATAAATTTATATATATTGAATATATTAAATTTTTAATATTTATTGATAAATAAAATAATCGTAAAAATTACGATACGAATAAATATTAGTATTACTACATGTTATTTTTAAAAATTAAATTAATAATATTAATAATAAAAATATTGTTCTATGTACAATACAGTATATAGAACAAAACGGTAATTTTAATTTATGCATAAAATTTCATTAATTTTTCCTGGATACGGATTACATAATATAGAATTTTTAAAATCATTTTTCAATAGTCATATTATTATTAAAAATACATTTAATGAAGCTTCAGATATATTACATGATAATATATACCATAATTTTTTTGAAAAAAAAAATAATTTTATTAAATTAAATAAAAATATACATTTATTAACGTTTATTTCATCTGTAGCAATATATAGATTATTAAGTCAAAAAATATTTATTCAACCTACAGTTGTAGCGGGACATAGTTTAGGTCAATATTCTGCTCTCGTATGCAATAATAATATATCATTTCGAGAGGCATTAAAAATTATTAAAATACGTAATAAAATTATGTTGTTAGCCGCAAAAAATATACAAGTATTAACATTAGTTATTATTGGTATAAATTATACTTTAGTTAAAAAAATTTGCTTATTAATTTCTAATAAAAAAAAAGTATTTGTTTCTATAATAAATTCAAATAATCAAGTAGTAATTACAGGAAACTATTCCGCTGTTTATACTGTTGGTTTAATATTAAAAAATCAATTACATACAAAAATAATTCGATTACCTATGCCAATTACACCACACTGCATATTAATGAAAAAATATAAAAAAAAATTTTCTTATTATTTAAGAAAAATAACAATTTTAAAAGGAAATTGTCCAATTATTAGTAATCATAATGCTACTATTTTATATTCTAAAAAAGATATATATCATGCATTAATAAAGCAAATATATAAAAAAGTACAATGGGCAAAAAGTATAAAAAAAATTATTTCTATGGGAATAAAATTTTTTATTGAAATAGGTCCAGGACAAATATTAACAAATTTAAATAAAGAATATTCAGATGTTTCATCATATGCCACTAATAGTTATCAAAAATTATCATTAGTTATGGATATAATTAAAAATTATGAAAAAAAAAATTGCTTTAGTAACAGGAGCTAATAAAGGTATCGGTAAAAAAATTTCAATAGAACTAGCAAATTCAAAGATATATGTAATAGGTACTGCTACTACTGAAATAGGAGTCAATATAATTAAAAAAACACTACAAAATAAAGGAATCGGTATATTAATAGATTTTACTAAAATTTACATAACAAAAAAAATAATTAAAAAATTAATCAAAAAATATAAAAATATTGATATATTTGTACATAATGCTGGAATTATTAATGATAATTTATTAATAACAATGCCAGATATAAAATGGAATAACGTCA
This region includes:
- a CDS encoding S4 domain-containing protein codes for the protein MNILNSMNTSIIITKNMSEQRIDNFLFKSLKNLPKSMIYRSLRIGKIKINKRKVHPYYKLKVNDCITMYSIYIKKKKNLFF
- a CDS encoding RluA family pseudouridine synthase; the protein is MHYNVFYLYKKKKKPIFLKKKIVDLFLKNILFEDKYLIIFNKPYGIAVHGGSGVNYGVIEIFRKIRQESEYLELVHRIDKETSGILILAKKRSILRIMHEKIRNKKIHKEYLALLHGHWSKKKTVVNLPLLKKISINQKKKVCVHKNGKYAITQFKVHKYFHNTTLASIIPITGRTHQIRVHTSQFGHPIVFDQKYGNNKIEKKNINKKNNRLLLHSYKISFFHPKNNKKISITASLDEKFNNLLKIFSKKKINL
- the rpmF gene encoding 50S ribosomal protein L32; the encoded protein is MAVQKSKPSRSKRGMRRSHDHVFKNKISIERVSQEIHIRHHVTEKGFYKGKKTFLFYKKSGQ
- a CDS encoding ACP S-malonyltransferase; its protein translation is MHKISLIFPGYGLHNIEFLKSFFNSHIIIKNTFNEASDILHDNIYHNFFEKKNNFIKLNKNIHLLTFISSVAIYRLLSQKIFIQPTVVAGHSLGQYSALVCNNNISFREALKIIKIRNKIMLLAAKNIQVLTLVIIGINYTLVKKICLLISNKKKVFVSIINSNNQVVITGNYSAVYTVGLILKNQLHTKIIRLPMPITPHCILMKKYKKKFSYYLRKITILKGNCPIISNHNATILYSKKDIYHALIKQIYKKVQWAKSIKKIISMGIKFFIEIGPGQILTNLNKEYSDVSSYATNSYQKLSLVMDIIKNYEKKNCFSNRS